A window of Littorina saxatilis isolate snail1 linkage group LG7, US_GU_Lsax_2.0, whole genome shotgun sequence contains these coding sequences:
- the LOC138970566 gene encoding uncharacterized protein codes for MLVTLLLVALFSASSEGTSENPCLRPCVAGKTMTCQFNFTLEWYRTLSKACYDCPFNVTDCYREECIAGDGKIRAVLAINRQVPGPPIEVCEGDELEIAVTNMLEDGLSTSLHWHGQHVNNAPYFDGVGQVTQCHIQHQERFVYKFRAYPAGTHWYHAHTGMQMADGVFGAFIVRQPTGYDPNDALYDHDLSPHTVMLYDWLPELSMPRYLTLMHVYDGSLPHSIMVNGRGRKYNVTNAYNLVETNLTHAQTPLEVLHVQQNQRYRLRVIGASPNCPLQVSVDSHQLLVVGVDGMPLEPRALDAFILHPGERYDIVLTADKDVDNYWLRVIGLGDCAASKSNGAAIIRYHGAPEVEPTANTNTQRDGILLNPILYDGEKPEFGFNRTVIRTDDMRYIHKTNFTDERVDVKLILGMDYNGNDNTKFNNKDLYPVQSLKPRMGHVTPVIDNITFMLPPVPLLSQREDVESGWFCNRSSLVDPDHCFDRDLCMCTHLINIPLGKVVEVIVYHEGRIFNELGHNMHLHGHSFRLLGVEKVASKLSRTEMEEMEARGQVKRNLIQPPVRDTVNIPDGGYAVLRFTANNPGFWFFHCHTDTHLAQGMALLFKVGEYSDLPPVPSEFPRCGGMGFSNAQRKPEPEKAACPTNSASLVHLSTSVAILIALLMFKLSAH; via the exons AAGGAACGAGTGAGAATCCCTGCCTCAGACCATGCGTTGCGGGAAAGACCATGACATGTCAGTTCAACTTCACCCTGGAATGGTACCGAACTCTCTCCAAG GCGTGTTACGACTGTCCGTTCAACGTGACAGACTGCTACAGAGAGGAGTGTATTGCTGGTGACGGCAAGATTCGTGCTGTGCTGGCCATTAACAGACAGGTGCCTGGTCCTCCCATAGAG GTGTGTGAGGGAGACGAGCTAGAGATCGCGGTGACTAACATGCTGGAGGACGGGCTGTCCACGTCACTACACTGGCACGGGCAACACGTCAACAACGCGCCCTACTTTGACGGCGTGGGTCAGGTCACACAGTGTCACATCCAGCACCAGGAGCGATTCGT CTACAAGTTCCGCGCCTACCCCGCCGGCACCCACTGGTACCACGCCCACACCGGCATGCAAATGGCTGATGGAGTGTTCGGCGCCTTCATCGTACGCCAGCCCACAGGGTACGACCCTAACGACGCGCTGTACGACCACGACCTGTCGCCCCACACCGTCATGCTGTACGACTGGCTGCCCGAGCTCTCCATGCCTCGCTACCTGACTCTCATGCACGTGTACGACGGTTCTCTGCCGCACAGCATCATGGTCAATGGCCGCGGCCGGAAGTACAACGTCACCAACGCGTACAACCTGGTGGAGACGAATCTGACGCATGCGCAGACGCCTCTGGAGGTGCTACACGTGCAGCAGAATCAGAGGTACAGGTTAAGGGTCATCGGGGCGTCGCCTAATTGTCCACTGCAG GTGTCAGTGGACAGTCACCAGCTGCTAGTGGTCGGTGTGGACGGAATGCCGCTGGAACCCCGCGCTCTGGACGCCTTCATCCTCCACCCTG GCGAGAGGTACGACATCGTGCTGACGGCAGACAAAGATGTGGACAACTACTGGCTGCGAGTGATAGGTCTGGGCGACTGCGCTGCCTCCAAGTCTAACGGGGCCGCCATTATTCGCTATCACGGCGCACCGGAAGTAGAGCCTACCGCGaacaccaacacacagagagacggCATT TTGCTGAATCCCATCCTGTATGATGGCGAGAAACCCGAGTTCGGCTTCAACAGAACCGTGATCAGGACAGACGACATGCGCTACATCCACAAAACCAACTTCACCGATGAACGCGTCGACGTCAAACTGATCCTCG GAATGGACTACAACGGCAACGACAACACCAAGTTCAACAACAAGGACCTCTACCCCGTCCAGTCTCTCAAACCTCGCATGGGCCACGTCACGCCTGTCATAGACAAT ATCACGTTCATGCTGCCCCCTGTGCCGTTGCTAAGCCAACGGGAGGATGTGGAGAGTGGCTGGTTCTGTAACCGCTCCTCCCTGGTCGACCCTGACCACTGCTTTGACCGGGACCTCTGCATGTGCACGCACCTCATCAATATTCCACTGGGAAAG GTGGTGGAGGTGATTGTGTACCACGAGGGTCGGATCTTCAACGAGCTGGGTCACAACATGCACCTCCATGGGCACAGCTTTAGGCTGCTGGGGGTGGAAAAG GTGGCAAGCAAGCTGTCCCGCACCGAGATGGAGGAGATGGAGGCACGGGGACAAGTCAAGAGGAACCTGATCCAGCCGCCCGTCAGAGACACCGTCAACATTCCAGATGGGGGGTACGCTGTACTGAGGTTCACTGCCAACAACCCAg GATTCTGGTTCTTCCACTGCCACACGGACACCCATCTTGCTCAGGGGATGGCACTCTTGTTTAAAGTTGGAGAGTATTCTGACTTACCTCCCGTGCCCAGCGAATTTCCCCGCTGCGGAGGGATGGGTTTCAGTAACGCTCAGAGAAAACCAGAGCCAGAGAAAGCAGCGTGTCCCACAAACTCGGCGTCTCTTGTTCACTTGTCCACATCAGTCGCCATCTTGATTGCTTTGTTGATGTTTAAACTGAGTGCACATTGA